A region of the Mytilus edulis chromosome 11, xbMytEdul2.2, whole genome shotgun sequence genome:
ATTGCTTCCGAACCCCAAGAAGATGGCGCCATCATAGATGAAAATCGACCTGACCTTCAGGTTTTTCATTCAGCTTTAGACTTATGTGGGAAGAATATAGACCTCTCAAAATTTGTAGTTGATGAAActaataaagaatttaaaaaaagacaaataaagacGTCTGTCAATTCAGCAAAAGGGCAAACACAGCACGACAAGGGTCAGGTCAAAGGTCAAACTGGAAAGGTTGTGAAGGATTTTACTGTTAATAAGGAAAGCATATCTTGTATTGATCCTATTTCAAAGCATGCAGATTTATGCCAAGAAGGGGCATGCAGTAGTGTAGGAAACAATATTAAAGAAGAGGGGTTTGACAATTTTAaccatttcaaaataataagtGAAAGCTttaatgataatcatgataaCATAACCTGTGCTTCTTGCAAGTCAGAACGACAAAAATGTCAAGACAAACAGGTATTTGTTCAAAGTGGAGATAACTCTGCAATTTGTAAAGACAGGACTATTCTAAAGGGAGGCAACTGCATTCAGGACACAGGTCAGATAGATGGCTCCCACTCAGGCAGAGTGTTGGACCAATCTAGACCCCTGCAATCTGAAAACAGTTTTCAAGGTGTTGAAAATTTAAATGGCACAAGTATAAATTCATGTAACATTCACAAGAGTGAAATTTCAAATAATCAGAGTCAGAATACTCAATCTAGTCAAATAAATGAATGCTCACAACAAAATACTAGTCAATCAAACCAAATTCAAGACAATGCAAAAATACATATGTGTAATGCAGTCGATCTGTCGTCTGCTGATCTTCATCAAAATTTGTGTGATAGTAATACTGAGgctgtaaaaaataataagaaaaagtCTACGTTACATCTAGATTGTTCGCAGACAGTACCAATTGAAACTAATCAATTGAGTGGAACTTTTAGTccagcatttaaacgggaaaaacctTTATGTAAAGAGGAATTTGAAAAGATGTTTGACGAGGATGGAAGAATTGTGGATGAGCATGCCCTGAGGAAAGCTGTGTTTATGGGTAATTATATGTGAACATTGTGGTGCATTATGggtttttacatgtacaaatatacaaatgatatagggcattgtaggttttttttagatatttatgCTTTATAGTAAATACACCTAAttgctatttattccattccgtataagttctaaaattacacaactttttcatccagttgaagctacaTTTTTGTATCTGGGACCCTgattaaacaattcaccatgtatgatactttttaatgagacctgtttaaactactgtaaatacttcaaacaaaatattttttgacttcaattttaatttcgaaaaaagtggatcatactacatgtactatatcaaagtttcttgatgatcactttctaaagttttttctccctcagctcactactgatgacctccattttttGGCCGgtgacccaaacaggaagttgtataaatgactgtttttcccggaatggactaaatagtgataaggtgtatggTTTAAAAGAGTGGTGAAAGATACATTGTATCAACATGATAattaccagagggacattcaaattcataagtctAAAATAAATTGTCAACGCTATGActaagaaggataaaaatcaacaaacaacagttcacaaaacaaTATATAGAAAACTACAGATTGAGAAACACAAAGCTCCACCAAAAACGGGTCAATCTCATGTGTTCCATAAGGACAAATGTTCATGTTTTAATGTACCTTACATCACATGAACATgcctaaatagaaaaaaatttcaCAACTCAatatatagtcatgatagtcatacatgtttatgtatatgaaatatttacttgGTTAAAAACTTTTTTATTGCATCTATAGCAAAGCTTGAAAAGGTGTTCAAACATGTCAAACATTTGTTTATCACTCTATATGAcactatatatatgttgtattgttGTAGAAAATTTCATTTGTAGCTTTCATTATATTCTGTGGGTAATATTTCGTTGCTATACaattaattgattttattcttTCACAGGTGGAGTTGAACCTAGTATAAGAAAGAAAGTCTGGCATTTCTTGTTTGGATTTTTTCCTTGCTCGTCAACATCAAGGTAAAATACAATCTTTATAGAAATAAACATATCCGTGAAACAAATGTAAGCATAAAATTAATAATGGAAATTGGCaatgggtcaaagagacaacaactacagtggcagatccagaacttttcctaaggggggggccgctctagtcatgcttcagtgatcaAGCAATTTTTTCTCACGAAAGGGGGCCCCCTTTGATCCTCCTATGAACTCTTCCAAATTAAAGAGCTAAAAAAAGCCAAAGGCTGCAATGATTACATTCAAAGTTATTCAGTggcatatatttcaaataaaatcattGAGTTGAAGTTTGCTGCAAAACCTCTATTCACgtttaaattaacaaaatcagAAAATAACAAGTCCAGcctaatacaatgtatatgtatttaaACTTTATTTCTGTGAGAGGCcagttgcttttttttttaattaaggtggtacccaacacttgcactaaaattaatttggctagtttaattttcataaaattttgtcaaagtacttactttgaccctttaacaaaaatataaaatttcaaaaaatttgaaccaacggTTTTGTCaggaaaattacactggttataatgtttgacaaacaccaatgtttatcattgagaagctttatattccctttacaacacaacataatcaaaacgttaagctgactttacagagttatctccctatagtgttaggtaccaccttaactatAAACAATTACACGTTACATGTATACTGAAATGTTAATGACTTACAATTAGGGTCCCAATTTCCTTTGAAAAGCATGTGCAGATGTGTAAGCGAGGGCATTCATGTCCCCAGACACATACGTTTTATTTCTTGTGAAATTTTTTGTGATAACActcattgaacttttttttttatttatataaaataaaatcttttattgCACACTCATTAAACTTGCATGTATGCTGATGTCCTTCAACTTATAATTTTTCATATcctattttaatttatatatccatTTTTTTGTCCCACATACATGTTGGGtcattatttttttccattggtcatgttggtgtgtctgtttgtcttgtcCGTCCAtgtgtttgtcatgtttgttcgTCTGTCTATCTCGCTTCAGTTTAacgtttttggtcgaggtagtgtttgatgaagtctaatcaacttgaaacttatacacatacgtatcatgttccctatgatatgatctttctaattttaatgccaaattagagtttttaccacaATGTCAGGGTCCATTGACCataaaaatgatagtgcaagagGGGCATcgttgtactatggacacattattgtttttgtttgttacagaGAAAGAGAGGATATATTGATAGATTATATGATGAAGTACCATGAACAGAAATCAAGATGGAAAACTATGCTGGTGTTAAATGCCAAACCTGGAGGTAATTATACTCTGAGTATAAAAATATCATTGAGATAATCATAcactacatataaaaaaaataccatcagGGTAAAAAGAAAAACTCTGTATAAAAATAACATTGAGGAAATTATACTCTTTCCTTAAAAAATACCATCAAGGTATTTGtactttttgtataaaaataccAGGTAATTATACTCTTTCTATAAAAAGACAATTGAGGTAATTATAATCTTTCTATAAAAATACCAGGTAATTATActctttctataaaaaaaaccaattgaggTAATTATAATCTTTGTATAAAAATACCATCAATGTAATGTAATGTAGTGTCTCATAAGTCGTTTTTATGGctggatattgattgttttatgtgtatatatttatataatgttgcttatatttatgtcaatcaatatgtgacactttaataaactatttactTACAATGTAATTGTACTTTTTCTATATGAATACCATCAAGGTAATTATACTCTCTGTATAAAAATAGCATCAAAAGTTCTGTATCCCATCAATGTTAAGTGTCATTGTATCTGACCCAAGGATtgatttgaatacaaaaatattgCAATCCATTAACTAACTTGATCTTCTTCCAACCAGTAGTAAAGCATAAATATCTATATAGGGATAATATAACATCTGATAAATCTGCTTTACTTTAAGCTATAAAGGTCCCTAAATAATGGCTAGTGTAGAACCATGACTGCATTTGATAAGTCTGCTTTCTTTTTTAGCATCACTATTGGAACAAGGGTTAGTTGCCAGGTACCAGATAGACACCACAAACAGGGCTATCAGAAGTCCAGACGGAGAGTTTAATGACCCAATATCTGAGTTTGAAACGCTACAGTTTAATCTCATGGCAGGAAAGATGAAGACTGCTGACCCAGATTTTAAAGCTATGTCGAAAAGTTTTCCTGATTTAAATATCAATTCCCCAGAACTTAAACAGAAAATTGATTTCATGAAAATTCAATCACAGGTTAGTAAAGTACATGCAAGAtggtatagttaaaaaaatacTCATTTTGGCGAATTTTATTAATCAATATAGGAGTTGATCTTACTAAAATATTCACAGTACAGTGAATTTATTATCAttcatttgataccaattttGGTGGAATTTTTAGATACCTAGGAACCATGTAGGCCaagaaatgacaaattttctatagaaatgtatacacattttgacaaaaccatgaaatcaaaagaccttgaaataaactcatcatagtaaccaggactaaatttagtatatacgccagacgcacgttttgtctacaaaagactcatcagtgacgctcgaatccaaaaaattataaaaagcccaaataaaatacgaagtttaagagcattgaggaccaaaattcctaaaagttttgccaaatacagctgaggttatctatgcctgaggtagaaaagccttagtatttcaaaaaattgaagttttccttaatccaataaaataataataaatacacagtatttgaaaaaaatatatttatttaaaaatatatcagtatttttttaatttttattttggtcATTTGGTATTTACTAGGTTCTCGTAAACAGACATAATATAAATGTAAAGAACCTGTGGAGCCATTTGAGAGTGATAGATAAAGATGTTCCTCGAACTGATAGGGACCATGAATTTTTTaagtaagtatttatttaatatggacttttttttaaacaggtGACATGTTGTTTGgggtaaaaaaaatatgtatcccTCTGTCCATTAGGTGTTGTTAGGTGTATAATTCTTGCCGGATTTGGATGAAACTATTATTATAGGTTAATATTCACaatcataattttgaaaatcagTTTGAATCTAATGTGTTTAAAAGACTTAATAAtgtctttgaaaatattaattatattggaGAGTGCATTGTATTTACTCTAACCCCTTTATTTCTGtttagatatttataaaatttcaagaacaaaaaaaaagagttttaagTTATTGTCCTTGTGGGGAACATTGGAATATGTTCTTTAATTCAAATACATAtatgcatgaaaaaaaaaaatctcgtaTCATCTTTAGATCATGCAAATGATACCAAGTATTTTCTTTAAGACTTGTCCTGCCATGTACTTAATTATTGATAAATTTAGTATATTACATCCCACATAAGATGTTGGTCATACTGGCAGAATATTGCAGTTATCTTTTCAATCCTTTCATCTATCTATATGTCTATCCATTGTTCTAATATTCATCAGTCTTTAAAATGAGCAGAATAACTATCTTTGCATCTTCTTtaccaaaaaaaacataaatctgaaattcaaacacaccaattaaatatttagcagtttaTATTGAAAAATGTAGCAGAGCTCAAAATGATTAAACCAAGATTGCCCAGTATTTTAAgcaggaaatgaaaaaaaaaaaaaacactaattcAAGTTTTCAACTAATTgcaaattttttaaagattttgtatgcagagattggtTAAACCATGAAAGCAAATATTCACGAAAGTTCAAGTTTTCCTTAAtcaacaaaaaattaacgaatCCACACTTTAAACTTCTTTCTGGAGAACATTGAATGTTTACTTTTCACAGTCTGACTGTTGTCCACTTAACCATAAATTGACATGTATTTCTTTCTGGAGAACATTGATTCTTTACTTTACAGTTTGACCATTGTCCATTTGACtataaatttacatgtttttctttttaggGGACCATTAAATCCGAACCTTACAGTATTACGAGAAGTGCTTGCCACATTTGCAGCATTTCATCCAAAGATTGGTTATGCCCAGGGCATGAATGATATTTTAGCTAGATTCTTGGTTGTGTTTGATTCAGAGGTAATTTTATGTTTAGTAAATTAAGAATTCACAACCCTGTTAAAATTGATTCAGCGGTAATTACtgtaattttagaaattattggAATGCTGATATTAGCTGCCAAGACTGTGACAGTTTCAAGTTTGAACTAAATAGtaaaaacttgaaatataaaatttcataagaGATTTTTTTCCTTccaatattttttacaattattttaattagatttcACAGTTTTGCCTGTGGTCAAGGATTTTCAACAATAAAAGTTCACATTAATTTCTGAACAGTTCAGTTAATCTTGTTGTCATTGGTTCAGCAGAAATTGTATGCATATTCAGTAAAACCTTATAATAacaccgtgtatcatcgtacagcgaATATACATGtgtaggtactaaccaagcgggcatgagcgattttgatcttacacggtaacgaCAAATTTTGTACTTCAATCTAAATATAATTGCTGTTTTAAGAActgatttggtcgtaggttgatgattagagatgtctcatttTTCCCCCAAAATAAGAGGGACTACTTAAACATTGTAaaagcatgtgcaaatacttgtcaaagaagttggccctcgtctcatccgatataattctatattccttgcaactctttttctgatagaaggtcaatgtgtgtgtataataagtatagctgtttcaataattggcattgaaatctttcatacatatgttatttttcgatattttatccctaaagaagcattgtgtacggtgtttagctgaccacataaatccttatgtatggtgcatagttaagttgttgtacatcgtacacaaaaactttactttcatactcgtttattacccaaaaagtttcaaggaatgagtaatcacaggtaggtttatgattggtaactataacttttgccctgtattaggtttctttcagataaaacatgtaaatgtctcaacaACTGTATCGAAAGTGAAAGTTGGTGTTGAgattcacaactatttgcgcatgtacaagttaattgttcttactagtatatcaaagttgttttatgaataggaaaaaatcgatgcgaaaattatttgggagtaggaatttcaaatgttgagaaatgtacattgaatattgataaagcaaaacaaagattttcgttaccgtgtaaggtcaaaatcgatcatgcccgcttggttagtacttatatccggtgtactgatgatacatGGTGAATAAGTCGAACCCTGTTGAAACTGAAAACCTGTCTCATTATTTCACAAtgcaaaaagaaatgaatttcatcttcaactaatctatcttctttttatattgttgatTGTTTTAGGTGGAAACCTACTGGTGGTTCTCACATTACATTTCCAAGAAACAACAGTACACTGAATTTAACaatgtaaaaagaaataaatttcatCTTCAATTAATCTATCATTTATGAGTAAAGATGATTTGTTTTAGGTGGAAAcctacagttaactctcgttgtctcgaactcggttgactcaaaaattcggatgagtcgaagttttcacgtggtcctgAACTTTGTTCTATATAAATAGATGTAAttgactcctgatgagtcgaaattggatgagtcgaaatttcggttgagtcgaactaaatttacgatcccaaggttaacaaaagcattcaaattcattatttatctcaaactaatgtacacatatgtcaaaacatgacctccaggatttaaatggattgaagagttaatctgacaatacatgtgtaattaaatttccagtcattgaccactgtattgatttatggcattctatttccatgagtgtttacctaagattatcttttgtagattttttataaataattagtgatacattgttaattttaatgaaaaagtatttaaaaatgtttacaaaacaattaattgtgatttacactaatgagcttgggtgtgtataaagtaaggattatgacttccgttgatgatcacaTAAAAACTACTCAATCGGCGCCTTTAATCttgttgtattttcttttgaaaagaaagagtgagataaaacaaaatgaagagaaatctaaattttctaaaatctctgtatccgagaataaacaattttgtcaactatAAACGACCTGAATAACGAAACTATTAATTGGGAATTACTCTCTCGGATAAAAGCCATATGAAAAAATTGTaactgaaacaattgaataagtaaaaataatgttattataataatgaaagaccatgacatacaaatacatcgatctgataccaGAATAACGATCCCCTTCCCACattcacccggatttattttagcaTTACCAAGCTAAGCAAAAGTTGTGTCCCTTGTTCTGTCAAACTTCCGGTTTTCTTTTGAGTCGAACTATGTGTATCTTGAAATATTTCTCTGGTTCTGGCTGACTTTgagataacgagagtcgactgtatttgtatttcaatattacATGTTCAAGATGCTACAATATTACACATTATTTCACAATACAAATGAAATTAATTTCATCTTCAACTAATCTATcttctttaaaattgttgtttgtttCAGGTGGAAACCTACTGGCGTTTCTCACATTACAAAGACACAAACTAAAACTACTAATTCCACATTGTAAAAAGAAATGAACTTCATCTTCAATTAATCTATCATTTATGAGTAAAGATCATTTGTTTTAGGTGGAAAcctatttgtatttcaatattacATGTTCCAGATCTAGATGATACAACAAAATACTTAATTTCACaatgtaaaaagaaataaaatcctCAACTAATCTATCTTTATATTGTTGTTTCAGGTAGAGACCTATTGGTGTTTCTCACACAACTTGGCCAAGGCACATCATAAGACtgttaattttcaaaatagaaaaagaaatgaatttcatcttcagTTGATTTATCTTCtctgtatattgttgtttgttttaggtGGAGACCTACTGGTGTTTCTCGCATtatatgtcaaagatacaacaagaCTTCACAGAAGAAGGCATGGTCAGAAAAATTGGTATGTCATTAAACTTTACAGGACTAGAGCATGTTGTAAATTCAGAACTTTTTTAATGCATTAATATGtcatgtattatcatcaaatacaacttaaattgcaatattgcaatgcaatgaatgaacacgaatgcggccactttcatttaagacggaaaccgtctaaatctaactaaaatgctaaaattgtgaagatttcagtaatttagcatgacttcatgatgctagtacccgatatatgtgcattgtattgtcacaaacagcccatatttatgtagcagaagcaaatatgtttaaccccgccgcatttttgcacctgtcccaagtcaggagcctctggcctttgttagtcttgtattattttaattttagtttcttgtgtacaatttggaaattagtatggcgttcattatcactgaactagtatatatttgtttaggggccagttgaaggacacctccgggtgcgggaatttctcgctacattgaagacctgttggtgaccttctgctgttgtttgtttctatggtagggttgttgtctctttggcacattccccatttccattctcaattttattctttccagtaaatagctaagggattacattttcacaattttgtaaaactgctatattttggggccaaaaagggcctttaaaggggtcttactgaacctactcctttgagtttttatttttgcaaaaaccCATACCATCACAatttttgca
Encoded here:
- the LOC139494667 gene encoding uncharacterized protein; this translates as MDRRLSSDDEESFEFVDALEETGEYVMPDIASEPQEDGAIIDENRPDLQVFHSALDLCGKNIDLSKFVVDETNKEFKKRQIKTSVNSAKGQTQHDKGQVKGQTGKVVKDFTVNKESISCIDPISKHADLCQEGACSSVGNNIKEEGFDNFNHFKIISESFNDNHDNITCASCKSERQKCQDKQVFVQSGDNSAICKDRTILKGGNCIQDTGQIDGSHSGRVLDQSRPLQSENSFQGVENLNGTSINSCNIHKSEISNNQSQNTQSSQINECSQQNTSQSNQIQDNAKIHMCNAVDLSSADLHQNLCDSNTEAVKNNKKKSTLHLDCSQTVPIETNQLSGTFSPAFKREKPLCKEEFEKMFDEDGRIVDEHALRKAVFMGGVEPSIRKKVWHFLFGFFPCSSTSREREDILIDYMMKYHEQKSRWKTMLVLNAKPGASLLEQGLVARYQIDTTNRAIRSPDGEFNDPISEFETLQFNLMAGKMKTADPDFKAMSKSFPDLNINSPELKQKIDFMKIQSQVLVNRHNINVKNLWSHLRVIDKDVPRTDRDHEFFKGPLNPNLTVLREVLATFAAFHPKIGYAQGMNDILARFLVVFDSEVETYWCFSHYMSKIQQDFTEEGMVRKIELVVELLEEMDLELLQHLRQHDMGDLMFCHRWLLLGFKREMPFPDSLRCFEILSSHHLELSSLEAETARRKQTMKEFQNLGGITRTARLDTECEYTFELFMCLALLEECRDDLLQSTDTAAVFTVINNVKIDLDDILCKSADLFYKYCKKSVDDSFLMVELPSAGKRRHKLAFRK